The Candidatus Hydrogenedens sp. genome has a window encoding:
- a CDS encoding MoxR family ATPase, with translation MAGQFRDVVKDLVQNIETVVLDKSHVVRTALGAFLAGGHVLLEDVPGVAKTMLARSLAISSGCSYTRIQCTPDLLPTDVTGVSIFNQSTQNFEFRPGPIFNQVIVADEINRATPRTQSALLEAMAEGQVSVDGKTYILNKPFIVFATQNPVEHEGTFPLPEAQLDRFMIKLSMGYPSMIAELDMLERLRLAHPIENLKPVTDPQTIIQMQAKVRDIFIHPKVREYMLRIIARTRDHTHLMLGASPRASLMLFRCCQGYAAVLGRGYVIPDDVKSLVFPVLEHRLILNPESRLRKVTVSSVLKEILNEVPVPATGVQQWKTA, from the coding sequence ATGGCGGGACAATTTCGGGATGTTGTCAAAGATTTAGTCCAGAATATCGAGACAGTCGTATTGGATAAAAGCCATGTTGTCCGAACGGCTCTGGGTGCTTTTTTAGCAGGCGGACATGTTTTATTAGAAGATGTTCCCGGTGTTGCAAAGACTATGTTAGCACGCTCTTTAGCCATTTCAAGTGGTTGTTCCTATACACGAATACAATGCACACCCGACTTATTACCGACCGATGTAACAGGGGTATCTATATTTAACCAATCCACACAAAATTTTGAGTTTCGTCCGGGACCTATTTTCAATCAAGTAATTGTTGCAGATGAAATTAATCGGGCAACACCTCGAACACAATCCGCTCTATTAGAAGCAATGGCGGAAGGGCAGGTATCCGTAGATGGGAAAACCTATATCCTGAACAAACCTTTTATTGTATTTGCCACTCAAAATCCCGTAGAACATGAGGGAACATTTCCCTTACCTGAAGCCCAGTTAGACCGATTTATGATAAAACTATCCATGGGATATCCGAGTATGATTGCAGAACTGGATATGTTAGAGCGATTACGATTAGCCCATCCTATCGAAAATTTAAAACCCGTAACAGACCCCCAAACCATTATTCAAATGCAGGCAAAAGTGCGTGATATTTTCATTCACCCTAAAGTAAGGGAATATATGTTGCGTATCATTGCACGAACACGAGACCATACACATTTAATGTTGGGGGCAAGTCCCCGTGCATCTCTGATGTTGTTTCGCTGTTGTCAGGGATATGCCGCCGTATTAGGTAGAGGATATGTTATTCCCGACGATGTTAAATCCCTTGTTTTTCCAGTTTTAGAACATCGTCTTATTTTAAATCCGGAAAGCAGATTAAGAAAAGTAACGGTTTCTTCCGTATTGAAAGAAATTCTCAACGAAGTCCCTGTTCCTGCGACGGGAGTTCAACAATGGAAAACAGCATAA
- a CDS encoding DUF1318 domain-containing protein, translating into MFSKKSILTTTILCLFIAMLTSCGTLHSFIRVAPDYSALPQEELLKAAQYIEEKIWAGEHEPNLSNLGINLDTPQIKQAIRTRAVRHELIKDLLDKGFVYEQNGGLIAIQRNSLYKRSTNRQQRDKNALVVMGENSDRWALYEGIIKANNYPPKSLSAIQDAFYRARISYLQQGHKYQTPDGKITQK; encoded by the coding sequence ATGTTTTCTAAAAAGTCTATTTTAACAACTACTATCCTATGCCTGTTTATTGCAATGCTAACTTCTTGCGGAACGCTTCATTCCTTTATCCGTGTTGCGCCGGACTATTCTGCTCTTCCTCAAGAAGAACTATTAAAAGCCGCTCAATACATTGAAGAAAAAATCTGGGCCGGTGAACACGAGCCGAATTTGTCAAACCTTGGCATCAACTTAGATACACCTCAAATAAAACAAGCCATCCGCACCCGTGCGGTCCGTCATGAACTAATAAAAGACCTTCTTGATAAAGGCTTTGTTTATGAACAAAATGGCGGTCTGATTGCTATCCAGCGAAATAGTTTGTATAAAAGAAGTACAAATCGTCAACAGCGTGATAAAAATGCGTTGGTTGTAATGGGAGAAAATAGCGACCGTTGGGCTCTTTACGAAGGTATTATTAAAGCCAATAATTATCCACCCAAATCCTTATCGGCTATTCAAGATGCCTTTTATCGTGCCCGAATTTCATACCTCCAGCAAGGGCATAAATATCAAACCCCCGACGGAAAAATCACCCAGAAATAG
- a CDS encoding L,D-transpeptidase family protein has translation MPKQYFSSKKNSDRTLLRIFIGVMLLLIAGYIIYRFLYTSSNLISKGKIVEKLLPTSSTEKAENALEQFKKMFEEGRFDDLRSELKNYVKKEKQVENLVEAYLLWIELELKNEKTNDAFTVAEEALQKCENSTRIHYLKYRYAQLAEAIGKKDVARSIYQDIIDRASRGNRVYGYLGLARIEEQGNEKIKARDLAQKAVIDAEWNSDIWNESLDLLGKLNVELIFSSTPTPESKVYTVQQGDSLISIGAKLNTPVGMLSRANQLDENTRLRLNQTLKYTPKDFRLLVERSKCRAFLVDEQGIFKRYKVGLGKPGHETSLGSYKIGNKQKNPTWFKPGEGPIPAGDPRNELGTRWMPLVPSEPGLPTDLGLHGTIAPETIGTYSSNGCVRFYPEEVEEIYDLIVRSTPVIIKEEVNFKDVYPLAQVDSIPENNEATANPPSEVKK, from the coding sequence ATGCCCAAACAATACTTTTCATCAAAAAAGAATTCGGATAGAACATTACTCCGCATTTTTATCGGAGTTATGCTACTCCTCATAGCGGGATATATTATCTATCGGTTTTTATACACCTCTTCCAATCTCATTTCTAAAGGAAAAATTGTAGAAAAACTTCTTCCCACTTCATCCACCGAAAAAGCAGAAAATGCCCTTGAACAATTCAAAAAAATGTTTGAGGAAGGTCGTTTCGACGATTTGCGTTCCGAGTTAAAGAATTATGTTAAGAAAGAAAAACAGGTAGAAAATCTGGTAGAAGCATATCTACTATGGATAGAGTTGGAACTCAAAAATGAAAAGACAAACGATGCTTTTACCGTAGCAGAAGAAGCATTACAGAAATGTGAAAATAGCACACGGATACATTACTTAAAATATCGTTATGCTCAACTTGCTGAGGCAATCGGGAAAAAGGATGTGGCTCGTTCTATTTATCAAGACATAATTGACCGTGCTTCTCGTGGAAATCGTGTTTATGGATATTTAGGTTTAGCCCGAATAGAGGAACAAGGGAATGAAAAGATTAAAGCACGCGACCTCGCCCAGAAGGCTGTAATAGATGCAGAATGGAATTCGGATATCTGGAATGAATCATTAGATTTATTAGGAAAATTAAATGTGGAACTTATCTTTTCCAGTACACCCACACCAGAAAGTAAAGTTTACACTGTTCAACAGGGAGATTCTTTAATCAGTATCGGGGCAAAATTAAACACACCTGTCGGTATGCTATCTCGTGCCAATCAATTGGATGAAAACACAAGACTCCGTTTAAACCAGACATTAAAATACACACCCAAAGATTTTCGGCTCCTTGTAGAACGGTCAAAGTGTCGGGCTTTTTTAGTAGATGAACAGGGAATATTTAAACGATACAAGGTTGGTCTTGGAAAGCCCGGACATGAAACAAGCTTAGGCTCTTACAAGATTGGGAACAAACAAAAAAATCCTACATGGTTCAAACCCGGCGAAGGTCCTATCCCCGCAGGCGACCCAAGAAATGAATTGGGAACACGATGGATGCCTTTAGTGCCGTCTGAACCGGGACTTCCTACAGATTTAGGACTTCATGGGACTATTGCACCAGAAACTATCGGCACCTACTCTTCAAACGGCTGTGTGCGGTTCTATCCGGAAGAAGTAGAGGAAATATACGATTTGATTGTTCGTTCAACCCCTGTTATTATCAAAGAAGAAGTAAATTTTAAAGATGTCTATCCTCTGGCTCAGGTAGATAGTATTCCTGAAAATAATGAGGCAACTGCAAATCCACCTTCAGAGGTCAAAAAATAA
- a CDS encoding serine/threonine-protein kinase: MFWIFKKKKNDVSSQSVASEFDDPNRSELEIRQVGPYEILAPIGTGGMGTVYKAIDRSKDLTVAVKVLDPRFDEDPKRRKQDFLGREVMIAASLNHPNIIRMDKNIHEAIDVAGRTRRCIIMEFIDGYNLKKHITERDLNIRQMIDICIKLCHGLDYLHQHGIVHRDVKPANFLFSKDGKQVKIVDFGLSKTNATWKGWLMKETGGTRLYMSPEQILKKNLDPRSDIFSFGLTMYELFSGKHPCEGNDAKIITRQLVDPNYKFVPPSTHNPQITPALDRIILKSLRRKIEHRYQSMTELLLDLKRATESRI; this comes from the coding sequence ATGTTCTGGATTTTTAAAAAAAAGAAAAACGATGTATCATCACAGTCAGTCGCCTCAGAGTTTGACGACCCCAATCGGTCGGAACTCGAAATTCGTCAGGTAGGTCCGTATGAAATCTTAGCACCTATCGGAACGGGTGGTATGGGAACTGTGTATAAGGCTATAGACCGAAGCAAAGATTTAACAGTAGCAGTCAAAGTGCTTGACCCCCGTTTCGATGAGGACCCAAAACGACGGAAGCAAGATTTCTTAGGCAGAGAAGTAATGATAGCCGCATCACTAAACCACCCGAATATTATCCGTATGGATAAAAACATACATGAAGCCATTGATGTAGCAGGTAGGACACGCCGTTGTATTATTATGGAGTTTATCGATGGTTACAATCTGAAAAAACATATTACAGAGCGTGACTTAAACATCCGCCAGATGATAGATATATGTATTAAACTTTGCCATGGACTGGATTACCTTCATCAACATGGAATAGTCCATCGGGATGTTAAGCCTGCCAATTTCTTGTTTTCTAAAGATGGGAAGCAGGTTAAAATCGTGGATTTCGGACTGTCCAAAACAAATGCGACATGGAAAGGCTGGCTTATGAAAGAAACTGGCGGAACACGCCTTTACATGTCTCCTGAACAGATATTGAAGAAGAATTTAGACCCCCGTTCCGATATTTTCTCTTTCGGTCTAACGATGTATGAACTCTTTTCCGGCAAACATCCCTGTGAAGGAAATGACGCAAAAATTATAACCCGTCAGTTAGTAGACCCCAATTATAAATTTGTTCCTCCTTCCACTCATAATCCTCAAATTACTCCTGCACTGGACCGTATTATCTTAAAATCACTTCGCCGTAAAATAGAACATCGTTATCAATCCATGACAGAATTATTATTAGACTTAAAACGAGCAACTGAATCGAGAATTTAG
- a CDS encoding sensor domain-containing diguanylate cyclase — protein MDNNIENTTLKERIFSSEFQSFPPHHALIPINNATLFYTLCDEALSRIGRFGGNDLIVISDAETLQQLKEIDNFLPNINKMIVLGLSPSHWDIPVETHNPPPYFQNADRLFIIVSSNIAISFIGTIIKRMDTNGNGNFDGGWSYHRVYIQHLLHLFAPSLLEQFRSYKEDLDKITEITTRIMSVQTEMLSGHESLVEMDKSELATVLEILKVISSKKRAHDVLYVFVEQISKIVKSDRCSIVRIWGQEDMVHVLASHDDANLYDMTVPLSKYPEIKKALSIGDKVVINNVQNDPLMKPCLDSLIQKGINSILVIPIVLNDPEVGSLLLRAVRKETGFTLREINFFEIVTNAAGSALERAQLFESVQQANKTLQKLAITDGLTGIYNHRFFRERLEEEILRSLRYNVPLSCALFDIDDFKKCNDTHGHLFGDAVLKEIATRMLQTIRRTDIVARYGGEEFIVIMPQTSIEGAYIQAERIRKVIEDRPFEYMGKSVKITMSGGVVEVVQNETLSVEDLLRIADQCLYQAKRKGKNMIIASKKINPS, from the coding sequence ATGGATAACAATATAGAAAATACAACCTTAAAAGAGCGGATTTTTTCTTCCGAATTCCAATCATTCCCCCCTCACCATGCCCTTATTCCTATCAACAACGCAACCCTTTTTTATACCCTTTGCGATGAAGCATTGAGTAGAATTGGTCGTTTTGGAGGAAATGACCTCATTGTTATCAGTGATGCAGAAACTTTGCAGCAGTTAAAGGAGATTGATAATTTTCTACCGAATATTAATAAAATGATTGTTTTAGGATTATCCCCATCTCATTGGGACATTCCTGTAGAAACACATAATCCTCCACCCTATTTTCAAAATGCAGACCGACTTTTTATTATCGTTTCTTCTAACATTGCCATTTCTTTTATTGGAACAATCATAAAAAGAATGGACACGAATGGTAATGGTAATTTCGATGGGGGTTGGTCCTATCACCGTGTTTATATCCAGCACCTACTTCATCTTTTTGCGCCATCCCTCCTCGAACAGTTTCGTTCTTACAAAGAGGACTTAGATAAAATTACAGAAATAACTACCCGTATCATGTCCGTTCAAACAGAAATGCTCTCGGGACATGAATCATTGGTAGAAATGGATAAAAGCGAACTGGCAACAGTGCTGGAAATATTGAAGGTAATTTCTTCCAAAAAACGTGCTCATGATGTTCTTTATGTTTTTGTTGAACAAATATCTAAAATAGTCAAATCCGACCGCTGTTCTATAGTGCGTATCTGGGGTCAGGAAGATATGGTACATGTCCTGGCTTCTCACGATGATGCAAATCTCTACGATATGACAGTTCCTTTAAGCAAATACCCGGAAATTAAAAAAGCCTTATCCATCGGTGATAAAGTAGTTATTAATAATGTTCAGAATGACCCCTTGATGAAACCCTGTCTGGATTCCCTCATTCAAAAAGGAATTAATTCCATATTAGTTATACCTATTGTTTTGAATGACCCGGAGGTAGGTTCGTTATTACTTCGCGCTGTGCGTAAAGAAACAGGATTTACACTACGCGAGATAAATTTCTTTGAAATCGTAACCAATGCGGCTGGTAGTGCTTTAGAGCGTGCCCAATTATTCGAGTCCGTTCAACAAGCAAATAAAACACTACAAAAACTTGCAATAACAGATGGTTTAACAGGTATTTATAATCACCGCTTTTTCCGTGAACGATTGGAAGAAGAAATATTGCGAAGTTTAAGGTATAATGTTCCCCTATCCTGTGCCCTGTTTGATATAGATGACTTTAAAAAATGTAATGATACCCATGGACACCTATTCGGCGATGCGGTATTAAAAGAAATCGCAACACGAATGCTACAGACAATCCGACGCACGGATATTGTTGCAAGGTATGGAGGTGAGGAATTTATCGTCATCATGCCGCAAACTTCTATTGAAGGTGCCTATATTCAGGCAGAACGAATACGAAAAGTTATTGAAGACCGACCTTTTGAATACATGGGCAAAAGTGTTAAAATTACAATGAGCGGTGGCGTTGTAGAAGTTGTGCAGAATGAAACCCTATCCGTAGAGGACTTACTTCGTATTGCAGACCAATGCCTTTACCAGGCAAAACGGAAAGGCAAAAATATGATTATCGCTTCAAAAAAAATCAATCCATCCTAA